A window of Chanos chanos chromosome 15, fChaCha1.1, whole genome shotgun sequence genomic DNA:
ATTGATATATTTGTGCGTAACCAATGAGAGCGTGAGCAGATCTGAACATTCTTTGAGATGCAGGCCAGAAGAAGCAGAGCAGAagcagtgagagggaaagatgaaAGGGGAGTGACTGAAAGAGTGTTACCCAAGCCTGAGAAGAGGGGTAGCAGGTCAGTGCTGGAGCTGAGTTTGAGCAATGGTAGCATTAGATCTGCCTGCACAGTGTGGAGAGTCATGGACAGATCCTGCACAAATTCGGCCGTTAAAGTCTCCTCAATGTGAGTCAAATTCTTGGTCACTTCATCTGGAAGGAAGAAATACATGCTGACTCCATCTTCCATGGGCACCTGAGCTATCTGTGGAGTCAAAGCAACAGAACACCAGTGAAATATTTGTTCATGCCACAGTGTTATCTGATATAGAGGTAAGACAGCAAATAGAATTgaattttttattgattttttatttgttgtttttttgtttgtttgggagtggttgaagagtgtaagagagggttttttgtttgtttgggagtggttgaagagtgtaagagagggttttttgtttgtttgggagtggttgaagagtgtaagagagggtttttgtttgtttgggagtggttgaggagtgtaagagagggttttttgtttgtttgggagtggttgaggagtgtaagagagggttttttgtttgtttgggagtggtTGAGGAGTGTAagagggggttttttgtttgtttgggagtggttgaagagtgtaagagagggttttttgtttgtttgggagtggttgaagagtgtaagagagggttttttgtttgtttgggagtggttgaagagtgtaagagagggtttttgtttgtttgggagtggttgaggagtgtaagagagggtttttgtttgtttgggagtggttgaggagtgtaagagagggttttttgtttgtttgggagtggttgaggagtgtaagagagggtttttgtttgtttgggagtggttgaggagtgtaagagaggggtttttgtttgtttgggagtggttgaagagtgtaagagagggtttttgtttgtttgggagtggttgaagagtgtaagagagggtttttttgtttgtttgggagtggttgaggagtgtaagagagggttttttgtttgtttgggagtggtTGAAGAGTGTAagagggggttttttgtttgtttgggagtggttgaggagtgtaagagagggtttgtttgtttgtttgggagtggttgaggagtgtaagagagggtttttgtttgtttgggagtggttgaagagtgtaagagagggtttttttttgtttgggagtggttgaagagtgtaagagaggggtttttgtttgtttgggagtggttgaggagtgtaagagaggggttttttttgtttgggagTGGTTGAAGAGTGTAagagggggttttttgtttgtttgggagtggttgaggagtgtaagagagggttttttgtttgtttgggagtggtTGAAGAGTGTAagagggggttttttgtttgtttgggagtggttgaagagtgtaagagaggggtttgtttgtttgtttgtttgggagtggttgaagagtgtaagagagggtttttgtttgtttgggagtggttgaagagtgtaagagagggtttttgtttgtttgggagtggttgaagagtgtaagagagggtttttgtttgtttgggagtggttgaagagtgtaagagagggtttttttgtttgtttgggagtggttgaagagtgtaagagagggttttttgtttgtttgggagtggttgaagagtgtaagagaggggtttgtttgtttgtttgtttgggagtggttgaggagtgtaagagagggtttttgtttgtttgggagtggttgaagagtgtaagagagggtttttttttgtttgggagtggttgaagagtgtaagagaggggtttttgtttgtttgggagtggttgaagagtgtaagagagggtttttttttgtttgggagtggttgaagagtgtaagagaggggtttttgtttgtttgggagtggttgaggagtgtaagagagggttttttgtttgtttgggagtggtTGAGGAGTGTAagagggggttttttgtttgtttgggagtggttgaagagtgtaagagagggttttttgtttgtttgggagtggttgaagagtgtaagagagggttttttgtttgtttgggagtggttgaagagtgtaagagagggtttttgtttgtttgggagtggttgaggagtgtaagagagggtttttgtttgtttgggagtggttgaggagtgtaagagagggttttttgtttgtttgggagtggttgaggagtgtaagagagggttttttgtttgtttgggagtggttgaggagtgtaagagagggtttttgtttgtttgtttgtttgtgagtggtTGAGGAGTGTAAGAGAGGGTTTTGGGTTGAATAATCAGACTATGCTATACTGTTCATACAAATGGCCTGTGCTGATTATAAGGAGTAAAACCAATCTTATTAAGCATTCACACACTTATAATTATGCTACTTTCATTTGTTATCATAaacaatctttaaaaaaaaaaaagaaagaaagaaagaaaatatgcaaAGCTACATATAAGAGCTGTCACGGAGAGAAAATATCAAAGGAATGACTTACCGTGCAGCTAAGGTCAGAGTCAATGCCCATTTTGATTGGGTAATGTTTCTGCTGTATCATGACGACTTGGGTTGATGCCCCTCCATCTGTCTGGAAGGGTTCCATCCTGTTTGCCTGACTGAAGCTCGTTGCCCACTTGCCTGTTCATAAACCAGACACAGAGGTCAAGCCACTTTTATGGCTGTTTCACATTTACTACTTCCAGGGCTAGAACAAGATGTACAAATAATATCAAAAGTGGACAGGAAAAATCACAGCTGTTGACCAGCAGTCAGGTCTGGTGCTTATTGTCCACAGATGATTCTGTGATTAACAGCAGACTCAGCCGTAAACCATGACTGCTGACTTGCTCAACAGCTAgttttgactgaaaacacatgcacctgcacagagaaaatgacactACTTCATCTGGGACGAAACAGAATACAAAGAAACATGTCAGCTACCTTTGATGTCCTCCAAATTCTAGAAGTTGAGTGTGGTCTCATTTCGAAGTGAAATGGATTTGAACGTAATTAGCTGATTCAAAGTGTAACCTTGGTTAGGTGatgtaaaactgtttaaattcCCCCGTGATCTGATGTGAAGTGAAATATTGCGAAATATCTATGTCTCCATTgacattcagtttaattttatttgaataacACTTTTCCCAAATGGCCATCAGGTCACTAAAGAGTTTCAGATAACCCTGGGCTCTCAGGCCATGCCGATGTAAAGCCCCCAGAAGTCTGTAAACATCAGGAGATCTCGGGAGGAATTAAAGCTCAGGGAGTATATTTGACATGGCTACAAATGACATTTCTCAAATCAGAGCTTTACAACAAGTATCTCTTCATCATGACATCGCACTGGCACATAGCTATGACATTTAATCTGTTCCAGCTCATTGGTCCCCTAAATTTACCAAAATTGCCATTATTTCTTCCTGTCAGGAATACAGATTGTCAAATCTGTAACACTGCTGCAACTGCATTTACATTCATAATTTTatacctgttaaaaaaataaaaacagaggagaactTAATATTTCTATACCTTTAAAATGTGCCGCTCCCACAAGTGCCACACCTCCATTACGTGGAGGAGGCGTTGAAAGGACACGATCAACTTTCCCGGCAGTCTGCTGTTTGAACCATTCATTGACTGTCTTTAGGTCACGACTCCCACCCATGAGAAGCTGTGGGCGCGTCCCATATTGTGTTTCCACTGCAGTGAGGAACTCCAGATTGGAACGCAGCCctgcatgcatgcgcacacacacacacccacacagctgGTTTCTTACTGACTTCTGTTTCTCCGCTGAATTCAGGAATTCTAGTTCAAGACAAGGGTTTGCAAATGTACATCGACACACTTACTTCTGGAAAGCAAAACTCGTGCTGCTGAAGTGAAGCCTTTTGCAGGAGTCTGTAAAGAGAAGATGAGATCTTTGAGAGTGTCATGGAGTCGGCTGTCCTGTAGGGTGTGATACCGCAGTGCACGATAAAGCAGcttctgtgctctctctgaGGCTCctggaggacacacacatatatatatacacacacatatatatatatatacatacacatatatatacatacacatatatatatatacacacacacatatatatatacacacacacatatatatatatatacatacacatatatacatacacatatatatatacacacacacatatatatacacacatatatatatacacacacacatatacacacacacacacacacacacacacacacacacacacacacacacacatatatatatatatatatacacacacacacacacacacacacacatatatatatacacacacacatatatatatatacatacacatatatatacatacacatatatatacacacacacacacacacatatatatatacatacacatatatatacatacacatatatatacacacacacacacacacacacatatatatatatatatatatacatacacatatatatacatacacatatatatacacacacacacacatatatatacacacacacatatatacacacacacacacacacacacatatatatatatacatacacatatatacacacacacacacacacacattggtatATCCAATTGCTGTGTGCAACAAATTGTCATTGTATTTCAGTTAAACATTTGTGGGAAACTCACCAATACAATAACAGTATCTCCAGCCACAGAAATGAGAACTGAACAGATAGCTGGCCCCTGAACGACTAAAAGTATATCAGAACTGTATTTTACAGACTGAAAGATTTGCTAAATCTGTACATCAGTCATACTCCTACACACTATTTTAaccattaaattaaaaaacactgttatgTACTTTACATTAATAAATATCACAGGTGGTGCCCATCTCCTGCACCATTGAGGTTAAATGCCTCTCTCTGGGACACATTAACAAGCAGCTGTGATGCTAAGGAATCAAGCTGTTACTATCCATCTTTCTGCTCAGTGTCCATCACCCCTACAACTCAACAACAAACCTGAATGCATTAACATCTGCTTTAATTCTGTCTTGACAGTTTCCTGTAGCAGTAATAGTGATTTGTGATGTACACTGTGTTGAACACagtattgtattgtgttattGAATTGGTAAGACTTAAACGCCATACCCATAGACAGCTGTGTCAGTGCCGCTGAGATGCTAAGGGGGGATAGGAACACACTGGTCTGGGGATCCTGAGCTGCCAGCTGGCGAAACAGATTGTAACCAAAGTCTGATGTTGCTGCAGCCATCTTCGTTCTTGGTGTGGTGAAAAGATCAACAAACTCTTCATCAGCAGTTCCTTCCTCCACCCCTGTATCTGActgaacacaaactgaacagttagtttaaaaagaaagtggGGGCCAGGAGTGTTGAGGTTATATGAAGGGGTATTGAGGTTATATAGAGGTTCAGTTCTTACCAGCTGAGCATGGCAGTGTAAAAGTCCCCAAAATCCAAACAGCAGCGTTATACACctcattctacacacacacacacacacgcacgcacgcacacaaaaatttgagtgtttctttctgttaaattaaagaaaaacaaatcatttgagAGGATTATTGCTATCTATGTGAACAACAAAGTTTTCAATATcttattttacttcattttacaGTGAAAACCTCAATAAGTTATCTATCAATAAGCATCAGAGTATCTATATATTAGTCAAACAAAAGCAATGCTGTTTATAGTGGTTTTGCTGGATTTGGACCAGACACTTTAAAACACAGTGGCAAAAAGCCCAGACACCAAGACCATCATCTTTACTCTTACTCAACCATTGACACTGCTGGTATGTCTCATATTTGACCAGTGAGACTGAGGGTATGAAGAGAACTACATTAATTCCATGAAGACAGAAAGGCTGGCTATTACTCATCACTGTTCAACAGCACTAGAAC
This region includes:
- the serpinf1 gene encoding pigment epithelium-derived factor → MRCITLLFGFWGLLHCHAQLSDTGVEEGTADEEFVDLFTTPRTKMAAATSDFGYNLFRQLAAQDPQTSVFLSPLSISAALTQLSMGASERAQKLLYRALRYHTLQDSRLHDTLKDLIFSLQTPAKGFTSAARVLLSRRLRSNLEFLTAVETQYGTRPQLLMGGSRDLKTVNEWFKQQTAGKVDRVLSTPPPRNGGVALVGAAHFKGKWATSFSQANRMEPFQTDGGASTQVVMIQQKHYPIKMGIDSDLSCTIAQVPMEDGVSMYFFLPDEVTKNLTHIEETLTAEFVQDLSMTLHTVQADLMLPLLKLSSSTDLLPLFSGLGLTDWLADPDLVKITNQAAKLSTVRHKAIIETAAGGASSSSDSQAANQFVFHVDRPFLFLVRDEVSGALLFIGKVLNPQDLKK